The Alosa sapidissima isolate fAloSap1 chromosome 8, fAloSap1.pri, whole genome shotgun sequence genome segment CAGGCACATATGCTGGATTatgttgtaatgtaatgtatttggAACTGATTCCACCCTCTGTTTAAATACAGTCGATGAGCCACTTGTCCGATTTATAACTTTCAGGGGGAAGGCATTTGAGTGAACTTCAATATATTTATTGACTGACAAATGAATCCCCAACACGCCCAATCCGAAAATACACAGGGACAGAGTGGAAGGCACAGTAGCAAATGCGTGCTTTGCTGGTACGTGTTAAGCCTATACTGGAATCTCACAATCCTCGTGTAAGCTTTTTTTGGTAGCTGTTAAGATTTGCTGGGTGCAAGGATTGATTCTTTCAAGGGATTCGTCGTTTTTCCCCCCAAAAATAAAGAATTGGACTCAAGACTTGGCTGGTAGTAGCCTACTACGCCCCTGCATTACAAATCTTAACTTGCCccatttttttccttttaaaaAAGGTCATTTGAACTTACGATTCATGGGGCTGGGTTTGCGTCTTACGGAAATCTTGGCTTGCAGATCAGAGGGAAGCACGTGTAATTTGCTCTCGTCGGCTGCAACGATGCTTTTCCACGGTCTCCCTGGAGGAGAGATGCAGGGCGTTATGGAGGAGATGGAGCGCAGAGGCAAAGGCGACTCGTCGGCGATCAGCTCGGCAATAGACATGGGGGAGACAGGAACGGTAAGAGAAACCTCCTAACCTCCCTCAGGCTCTCGCCGTAGTGGATGAGATGACTGATCTGTAAACTGAATACAAaagaataacaaacaaacattaacatacaatTGTATGCTACAAACACAAATGGTAGCCTACTACTTACATTAGAAATCATTCTGAAGAACAAACTGTATTTAGTGGAATTGTGTCATTGAGTAATGCATTGTTAAAACGTAGTTCAAATTATTTAAGCTATTACATTTTATTACAAAGTTACTGATGTATTTAACTTTTAGTCAATGCAACATGCTTTAAATGACAAGAGATAAGTTATAGTTTTCATATGAACAAAACTGCAAGGTGTTTACCGTAGAGATTTAggtattattaattattaatatGGGATTCTGGTAGTTACAGTTAACAGTTTTTCAGTTAATTATTCATTCTATATTGTTTAAAAAGTATATTTCTTTGTGAGCCTTGTAAACACAGATAACGCTTTAAGGCCTTGTTGAAGTTCATCTGACTTAAACTATAAATGTCCTAAGATTATTTAATTTTTGTATTACCTTTTGGACAGTCTGCTGTTATCTGGTATAAATTCGTTAGGAAAGAGATCGAAATAACTATGGTAGTTTTCAGGggtttttttatatttcttcTGTGTGCCcgcctgtgtttgtctgtgtgctgtgtatatggcttgttgtgtgtgtgtcccgcaCGCATACCAACGTTTTCCATAAATATTTCCATATGtctatttttttcacattttttcaaATTTTCAAAAATTATGTTTTAATTGATTATAGTGCTATTTAATAATAATTGTTTACTGACATTTCAGAGCGTAACATGCCCAACAATTATATGGGGAATAGCCTACGAACCTTTTAAACTTATGCAGTTGTAGCTACCTCTGCAATGTGAGCGTCTTTCCTATTTGTACTGAACTTATTAGAAATTGTAGAGATAAGATATCTGTATAATGACGAGTAAAGTAACTGTAATCACAAATCATATAGCCTaacggtgtgtttgtgtagtgtggGATGTCGTAGATCGCAAAGTGTGTAATGTCAAATGAATTGAATTTACTTTGTGGGACATAAGATTTTGTTTTGAAATGATGCCCCTCCCATCTGGTTGTAGGCTGACTAGGTTTTACTCActccagtaaacacacacacatacagagagagaagctgCTGAGGAGAGCCTAGACCATACCAGCTACCAGCTTGTCTATTCTGGTCTTATCAGGGTTGTTGTCTAGTTGCATAATTCTGTCAGGAAAGCGGGAATGGTGATGAAACATGCCGCTGTTCTTGCCCCGTCCCCAGCTCTATCCGACTGCTCGGTGGTGGTAAGCCCTTGTGTTGTGTATGCGTCTCTCCAGAGCATGCCGTCTATCAGCGGGGACAGGGTGGCCCTGTGCGCCGGCTGCGGTGGGAGGATTTCGGACCGCTACTATCTACTGGCCGTGGACAAGCAGTGGCATATGCGCTGTCTCAAGTGCTGTGAATGCAAACTCAACCTGGAGTCCGAGCTAACGTGCTTCAGTAAAGACGGCAGCATCTACTGCAAGGAGGATTATTACAggtaacaaacaaaacaaagtcttTGTACCAGACGCGAATGCTAAATTATTGTCCTGTCTAtacaccacctgtctatactttgtatcacattgcacttttctgcttttttgcacttctggttagatgcaaactgcatttcgttgtctttgtacttgtactctgcacaatgacaataaagttgaatctaatctaatttaatctaacCTAatctaaaacaacaacaacaaagaaatCTATGTGTTTTGTATACATCTGCTATTTCATAAAACTTCTGATTCACAGTCCATGTAGAAGTAGGCTACTGGGCCATGCGTCCCTTTATcagaccggtgtgtgtgtgtgtgtgtgtgtgtgtgtgtgtgtgtgtgtgggggggggggggggggggggtcatgaatattaattatGTTTTAGTACGACAAAATGTCAATGCCATAGTAGTTGCACAagaaaagtgtttgtgtgtggaggctCCAAACTTTTCATCGCTTTAGCTGCTCAATGTCACTATCGTTTGGTGTATAACGAGGCCTAAACTCGAGCTATATGGGTTTGGATGTAAATTAAGGCGTTTATTTGTGATAGCCTTCCAGTTCAGCATTGTAAAGTGGGTTTGGGTCCATAATAAGGTAATTAAATAATGATGGGCTTTGAGAGTCTTTTCTAAAGCCACTCTGTCAAATTATACGAGCAGTTGTGAGTATGGTGTAATTAATGGATAAGAGCGCCCATTATGAATTAGACAGCTCGTTTTAAGCTTAATTGCTTTAATTAAACCAACACAGTTCCGCGTCTCTTGAAAGTTCTGTTTATACACTTTATTCAGATACATTCCAAATGCAACGCGTTAAATGTCATTAATGTTATGATTATCTCAATGCCTCTGTATGCACTATGTGCCCAGCTGTAGTATTGCCTATGTGGTTTACTTGGTTAGTAAAGAAACTCATCTTAAGAGGAAATTATATTTGTTAGATTTCAGAGTGTTAAATATTTTTGGGTAAATGTGTTCAACTTTTTTGTTTGAAATTGTTATTGTTTTATGGGATTAACACGAACGAACATAACATATATTTTTCTGCAGGAGGTTTTCAGTGCAGAGGTGCGCGCGATGTCACCTGGGCATTTCGGCGTCGGAGATGGTGATGAGGGCGCGAGACCTGGTCTACCACCTGAACTGTTTCACCTGCACGACCTGCAACAAAATGCTTACGACGGGGGACCATTTCGGCATGAAGGACAGCTTGGTGTACTGTCGGCTCCATTTTGAAAGCCTCATCCAGGGGGACTATCCGGCACATTTCAATCACTCGGATGTAGCGTCTGCTAAAGGACTGGGCACGGCTGGACCGTTGGGACTCTCATATTATAACGGCGTCAGCACGGTGCAGAAAGGCCGACCCAGGAAGCGAAAGAGTCCTGGGCCGGGAGCTGATCTAGCCGCCTACAATGCAGGTAGGGCCTTTTACTCAACCACACGATTTTGGCCAGGCACTCGTCCTCTGACAGATTAGGGGTGCAGGGAATGTCTATAAGCTAGTGATAGATGTAAAAGAGATGATTGTAAAGAGTTCTCAATCGCAGCTAATGCTCAAGTCCTTTCTTGTTGTATCAATGTGCTTATGATTtgtcggacacacacacacacacacacacacacacatttgagttCATGAGATTGTCTGGCCGCTATAGACTCTGGAGTGGCCACCCTGTCTTCCCAGTGCAAATTCCGTAAAGTAGGTTATGATTTATGCGCACTTTTGGATGCACGTGCATGCGTTTTCACGAAGACGTGTGTGACGCCAGTAGATGTTGACTCGTGCAATGGATATGACATTAGAACTTTGTGATTATTATGTCGAAAGTTCATTGTCGGGAAACCATAGCAGGTAATGCCAAAATGGGGATGCACTTATCAAGTTCAAATAATTATGTGCACAGCCTACGGAGGGGTGGatgtgttttgacgtttgtaaCCGGGCCTTGTTAAAATTATATTATCATTATTCCTCTTTTATGATCAACCTTTTGTGAGCAATACAATATCACAAAATGTCTCTGCGTAGGTGTACAAATGTAGACAGTGTTATTTTACATCCCTGTTGAAATAGCATATTATGAAGTGGCAGCGACGTTACAGGCCTAAtataatcagtaggctacagatcAAACGCATGTTTAATAGTTACAGCATAATGTTCATCTTTGGCTTTGCTAAAAAAACATCCATGTGATTAAGCATTTATCATTAGATTGCGCTTTCAATTATTCGATACATGACATAGAAAAGCGATGTTTTATGTTGAAGGTGATCATGCAGACCTAGGCTATGTTGCAATTGAGCAGTTTACATTTGGTCATCCTTTTTAAACGCACTGTTCAGTTGACAGCCCTACCTAACGTGTTGTTTAGCATTTCTCAAACAacagaaatgtaaaaatattttccccTCACATCAGTTCAGACAAATCTGACTGACCTGTAA includes the following:
- the lhx2b gene encoding LIM/homeobox protein Lhx2b, coding for MGLGLRLTEILACRSEGSTCNLLSSAATMLFHGLPGGEMQGVMEEMERRGKGDSSAISSAIDMGETGTSMPSISGDRVALCAGCGGRISDRYYLLAVDKQWHMRCLKCCECKLNLESELTCFSKDGSIYCKEDYYRRFSVQRCARCHLGISASEMVMRARDLVYHLNCFTCTTCNKMLTTGDHFGMKDSLVYCRLHFESLIQGDYPAHFNHSDVASAKGLGTAGPLGLSYYNGVSTVQKGRPRKRKSPGPGADLAAYNAALSCNENDGDPMDRDSQYSTGQKTKRMRTSFKHHQLRTMKSYFAINHNPDAKDLKQLAQKTGLTKRVLQVWFQNARAKFRRNLLRQENTGVDKGSDGSALQGGTPSGPASEISNASMSPSSTPTTLTDLTNPTMPTVTSVLSAVPGGMDVLECRSPSQTTLTSLF